A window of Haliscomenobacter hydrossis DSM 1100 contains these coding sequences:
- a CDS encoding GEVED domain-containing protein — MKNYTHRILLLWLLFFMVNPLSWGKVKTAEPPTSMACEAPNITALDAGPSSCQVTLSLLELNVNYQFRYRIKGKSTWETQTTKGATLHLAGLQACTDYEFQVRKDCFNNQFSDWSTFQNIKTQGCNEAYCLAYANRSDGYIEQFSFGEVAYQSGNDGGLGLHLAPRFIANPGTEIPFSITPVKTIEFWDLDAYHRVYYTIFIDFNRDKDFDDPGEYIFKDEGAPDKVYSWKMAIPKTAPQGLTRMRVIMSRKTLGKACERSINILEVEDHTLGIFTPCPAWQPVDFKLDSASSGSAQLSFTGENLGYSWRYRIKGNTSWIFTDSTTSPKLSIAGLIQNIEYEVQVRRSCGGGNWSSFSNTYAFKTQVCSNSRELTWNTYLREKSRVGLELLGQNALNYRWRYSPDYFNWSPVYESKVPKIELDSLSPGKVYQVEVSIECSAGNWSNWTRSSFFTWGECQQIPSSQISIGIDLNFRSDIIILTSKMQAANQFFWRFRKLGTTQWVQVSTNSPYYDWSPSFVISEVAYEWQVSYLCENGQKSEWSEVKQIAFSPKVCEPAQTKFVKIKRINATSAVLYVDLPYGVQFSWRWWEKGKPFWIYSSSSSYANKEIVLNKLKPNTTYEYQFSYWCTYSILGWSDTHSFKTLNEFPPSFGDSVQVSIKNPPRNIPIVVSPNPNPGVFRVESAFTEPKKITLTVRDLIGRVVFRRELQDQIVLDETLQLSKQAAGTYFLEIRTAEFSKIEKIIIQQP; from the coding sequence ATGAAAAACTATACCCATCGCATACTATTACTTTGGCTGTTATTTTTTATGGTTAATCCGCTGTCTTGGGGAAAAGTCAAGACAGCGGAACCCCCAACAAGTATGGCCTGTGAGGCTCCCAATATCACTGCATTGGATGCAGGCCCATCTTCTTGCCAAGTTACACTGAGTCTTCTTGAACTCAACGTGAATTACCAATTTAGATACCGGATTAAAGGAAAAAGCACTTGGGAAACCCAAACCACAAAGGGAGCTACTCTGCATTTGGCCGGCTTACAAGCTTGTACAGACTATGAATTCCAAGTTCGTAAGGATTGCTTCAACAACCAATTTTCGGATTGGAGCACATTTCAAAACATCAAGACCCAGGGATGTAATGAAGCCTACTGCCTGGCTTATGCCAATAGAAGTGATGGTTATATTGAGCAATTCAGCTTTGGAGAAGTAGCGTACCAGTCGGGCAATGATGGTGGTTTAGGCTTGCATTTAGCCCCTCGCTTCATTGCCAACCCTGGTACTGAAATACCCTTTTCCATCACTCCGGTTAAAACCATTGAGTTTTGGGACCTGGATGCTTATCATCGGGTTTATTATACCATTTTTATAGATTTCAATCGGGACAAAGACTTTGACGACCCAGGAGAATACATTTTTAAAGACGAGGGTGCTCCAGATAAGGTATACTCCTGGAAAATGGCCATTCCCAAAACAGCTCCCCAGGGCTTGACGCGGATGCGGGTCATCATGTCCAGAAAAACGCTTGGAAAAGCGTGTGAACGCAGCATCAATATCCTGGAGGTAGAGGATCACACCTTAGGCATCTTTACTCCTTGTCCTGCCTGGCAACCCGTTGATTTTAAGTTGGATTCGGCGAGCAGTGGCAGCGCACAGTTGAGTTTTACCGGTGAAAACTTGGGTTACAGCTGGCGTTATCGCATCAAAGGGAATACTTCCTGGATTTTTACCGATTCAACCACGTCACCGAAATTAAGTATTGCGGGGTTGATTCAAAATATAGAATATGAAGTTCAAGTGCGCCGTAGTTGTGGGGGCGGAAACTGGAGCTCATTTTCCAATACCTATGCATTTAAAACCCAGGTATGTTCCAATTCCAGAGAACTGACCTGGAATACTTATTTGCGAGAAAAATCCCGAGTCGGGCTGGAATTACTTGGACAAAATGCATTGAATTACCGTTGGCGCTATAGTCCAGACTATTTTAATTGGTCTCCTGTTTATGAAAGTAAAGTTCCTAAAATTGAATTGGATAGTCTGAGTCCCGGAAAGGTCTATCAAGTTGAGGTAAGTATAGAATGCTCTGCTGGAAACTGGAGCAATTGGACCAGGAGCAGCTTTTTTACCTGGGGTGAATGCCAACAAATTCCTTCCAGTCAAATTTCCATTGGCATAGACCTGAATTTCCGCAGCGACATTATCATTTTAACATCCAAAATGCAAGCCGCCAACCAATTTTTTTGGAGATTCCGTAAACTGGGCACTACCCAATGGGTTCAAGTAAGTACCAATAGCCCTTATTACGACTGGTCTCCCTCCTTTGTGATATCCGAAGTGGCGTACGAGTGGCAAGTCAGCTATCTTTGTGAAAATGGGCAAAAGAGTGAGTGGTCGGAAGTTAAACAAATCGCTTTTTCGCCTAAAGTTTGTGAGCCTGCTCAAACCAAGTTTGTAAAAATCAAAAGAATAAACGCCACTAGCGCCGTTCTTTACGTGGATCTCCCGTATGGGGTTCAATTCAGTTGGCGGTGGTGGGAAAAAGGGAAGCCTTTTTGGATTTATTCATCAAGTAGTTCTTATGCCAACAAAGAAATAGTACTGAACAAATTAAAACCCAATACTACTTACGAATATCAGTTTAGCTATTGGTGTACTTACAGCATACTGGGTTGGTCGGATACGCATAGTTTTAAAACACTAAATGAATTCCCTCCAAGCTTTGGAGATTCGGTTCAAGTCTCCATAAAAAATCCTCCCAGGAATATTCCAATCGTGGTTTCACCAAACCCTAACCCGGGTGTTTTTCGGGTAGAAAGTGCGTTCACAGAGCCTAAAAAGATAACCCTCACTGTTCGAGACCTCATCGGAAGGGTAGTTTTTCGTCGGGAGCTTCAGGATCAAATTGTCCTTGATGAAACCCTACAGCTAAGCAAGCAAGCCGCCGGAACCTATTTTTTGGAAATCAGAACCGCTGAATTTTCAAAAATCGAAAAAATCATCATTCAACAACCCTAA
- a CDS encoding parallel beta-helix domain-containing protein: MKFIQIALLVALCAACNSKPAAPEEPDTALYNDLQTQLINAKPGDIIKIPAGTHYFDRPLLLDGVKGVTIQGAGKDQTILSFLGHKAGAEGLKITADSVLIQDLTVTDTKGDAIRVQDAKNVTLRNVKATWSGGAKASNGGYGLYPVGCDGVLIDKCEASFASDAGIYVGQSRNVLVTNSYAHENVAGIEIENCTDAEVRYCRAEKNTGGILVFDLPNLPAGNGKSCKIHHNKIINNNHRNFAPEGNIVATVAPGTGMIFLAAKDVEAHHNEVIGHKTMGAAIASYHITQLKWDDKNYDPFTYNIKLYNNRFERKRAIPDLSKDFGKMVNVYFKGKPQDILYDGILDDKKPKGSNPMNICIDQPQNGLRFANIDAANDFKNIQTDLKPYQCK, translated from the coding sequence ATGAAATTCATTCAGATCGCACTACTCGTGGCACTATGTGCCGCCTGCAACAGCAAACCAGCTGCACCCGAAGAACCAGACACCGCCCTGTACAACGACCTACAAACCCAGCTCATCAACGCCAAACCTGGGGACATCATTAAAATTCCGGCTGGGACTCATTATTTCGACCGCCCCTTACTCTTGGACGGCGTGAAGGGAGTGACCATTCAAGGCGCGGGAAAAGACCAAACCATTCTTTCTTTTTTGGGTCACAAAGCGGGTGCAGAAGGCCTGAAAATCACCGCCGATTCCGTTTTAATTCAGGACCTCACCGTTACAGATACCAAAGGAGATGCTATTCGGGTGCAAGACGCCAAAAATGTCACCCTGCGCAACGTGAAAGCAACCTGGAGTGGCGGGGCAAAAGCTTCCAATGGTGGTTACGGACTCTACCCCGTTGGCTGTGATGGCGTATTGATCGATAAATGTGAAGCCTCATTTGCTTCTGATGCTGGCATCTACGTCGGGCAATCGCGCAATGTGTTGGTGACCAATTCCTACGCCCATGAAAATGTGGCGGGCATTGAAATTGAAAACTGTACCGATGCCGAAGTGCGATACTGTCGCGCCGAAAAAAACACCGGAGGAATCCTGGTTTTTGACCTCCCCAACCTTCCTGCGGGCAATGGCAAATCCTGCAAGATCCACCACAACAAAATCATCAACAACAACCACCGCAATTTTGCGCCAGAAGGCAATATTGTCGCCACCGTCGCACCCGGTACCGGAATGATTTTTTTGGCGGCCAAAGACGTCGAAGCCCACCACAATGAAGTCATTGGGCACAAAACCATGGGTGCGGCCATTGCCAGCTACCACATCACCCAATTGAAATGGGACGACAAAAATTACGACCCCTTCACCTACAACATCAAATTGTACAACAATCGTTTTGAGCGCAAAAGGGCCATTCCCGATTTGAGCAAAGATTTTGGCAAAATGGTCAATGTGTACTTCAAAGGCAAGCCACAAGACATCCTGTACGATGGCATCCTCGATGACAAAAAGCCTAAGGGAAGCAACCCGATGAACATTTGTATCGATCAGCCACAAAATGGCCTGCGTTTTGCCAACATCGATGCCGCCAATGATTTCAAAAATATTCAGACCGATCTGAAACCCTATCAGTGTAAATAA
- a CDS encoding alpha/beta fold hydrolase, producing MKLLGRILLGIGILVFGFVIYNVQSGFRTSDKKTQAYFKKRNALAKIKTIPYLDGQLHWIESGRDTLKKDAPLVLFVHGAPGSARDFYSYQADSILLDRALMVSMNRPGYGYSLYGKAMTSIAEQAEAVNAVMEQYPGRKVVLVGHSYGGPIAAKAAMLYPERIQSVVMLAPVNDPDNEPIFWFSYIGKWTATRWMLSGAWRVSGAEKFSHAAELDKMRKDWFNLTVPVTHMHGIKDMLAPASNIEFSEKNIHPQQLNMMVNPKWGHLIPFMNHDDTRKAILTALGKP from the coding sequence ATGAAACTTCTTGGCCGCATTCTGCTCGGTATCGGTATTCTTGTGTTCGGATTTGTCATTTACAACGTGCAGTCCGGTTTTCGTACTTCTGATAAAAAGACCCAGGCGTATTTCAAAAAACGCAATGCCCTGGCAAAAATCAAAACCATCCCGTATTTGGATGGCCAGTTGCACTGGATTGAATCCGGCAGAGATACCTTGAAAAAAGACGCTCCCCTGGTGTTGTTTGTACACGGTGCACCAGGCTCAGCACGGGATTTTTACAGCTACCAAGCCGACTCGATACTCTTGGATCGGGCCCTCATGGTGTCAATGAACCGACCTGGTTACGGGTATTCTCTTTATGGCAAAGCCATGACTTCCATTGCCGAACAAGCCGAGGCGGTCAACGCAGTTATGGAGCAATACCCTGGGCGCAAGGTGGTTTTGGTCGGACATTCTTACGGCGGTCCCATCGCTGCTAAAGCGGCCATGCTGTATCCAGAACGCATTCAATCGGTCGTGATGTTGGCCCCGGTCAACGACCCCGACAATGAGCCTATCTTTTGGTTTTCCTACATCGGCAAATGGACGGCAACGCGCTGGATGTTGTCAGGTGCCTGGCGGGTCTCTGGCGCCGAGAAGTTCTCTCATGCCGCAGAGCTGGATAAAATGCGCAAGGACTGGTTCAATTTGACTGTTCCCGTGACGCATATGCATGGAATCAAAGACATGCTTGCACCTGCCTCCAATATCGAGTTCAGCGAAAAAAACATCCACCCGCAACAATTAAACATGATGGTCAATCCCAAATGGGGGCATTTGATCCCTTTTATGAACCATGATGACACCCGCAAGGCCATTCTTACTGCATTGGGCAAGCCATAG
- a CDS encoding DUF4177 domain-containing protein: MFEYKFIKLSTNIWNNLPKEDYQTIIAEHAEEGWRLVQIFSMMSSAMQMNYELIFERPKTDYV; encoded by the coding sequence ATGTTTGAGTACAAATTCATCAAGTTGAGTACCAATATTTGGAACAACCTGCCCAAGGAGGATTACCAAACCATCATCGCCGAACACGCTGAGGAAGGCTGGCGTCTGGTGCAGATTTTTTCGATGATGAGTTCGGCCATGCAAATGAACTATGAGTTGATTTTTGAGCGGCCGAAAACAGATTATGTTTAA
- a CDS encoding SO2930 family diheme c-type cytochrome — translation MSKQKWIGTLFVLALMLLYSCQNQSPQKEGLTVAGPVQFAADKAPFPKLSDYAFFTGIQRDLQPNEGVLPYELITPLFTDYAHKSRFVWMPKGAQASVDAEGRLSFPDETVLIKNFYYPADFTQPDRDWDLMETRLLLKNKGEWQAVTYVWDEAENDAELNIVGDIKPVSWQDEKGHKQNIEYIVPNKTQCKSCHNRDGVIEPIGPKVANLNKALRYPDGRTENQLSRWQKTGYLVAGDHGQQFAKLAAWDDPRSGSMRDRAMAYLDVNCGHCHHPQGPAHSSGLYLQVDQSDPTHLGICKPPVAAGKGSGGRQYGIVPGQPNASILLYRMEKTDPGIAMPEIGRVMVHQEAVNLIRDWIAELEGNCN, via the coding sequence ATGTCAAAGCAAAAGTGGATTGGAACTTTGTTTGTTCTGGCCTTGATGTTGTTGTACAGCTGCCAAAATCAATCCCCCCAAAAAGAAGGCTTAACCGTAGCTGGCCCGGTACAATTCGCCGCCGACAAAGCCCCTTTCCCCAAATTGTCGGACTATGCTTTTTTTACGGGCATCCAGCGGGATCTGCAACCCAATGAGGGCGTTTTACCCTACGAATTGATCACGCCGCTGTTTACCGATTACGCCCACAAATCCCGTTTTGTGTGGATGCCGAAAGGCGCTCAGGCAAGTGTAGATGCAGAAGGCCGATTGTCTTTTCCCGATGAGACGGTTTTGATCAAAAACTTTTATTATCCCGCTGATTTTACCCAGCCGGATCGGGATTGGGACCTCATGGAAACCCGGCTCTTGCTGAAAAATAAAGGAGAATGGCAAGCTGTTACCTACGTGTGGGATGAGGCCGAAAATGACGCCGAATTGAACATCGTCGGTGACATCAAACCCGTGAGTTGGCAGGATGAAAAAGGCCACAAACAAAACATCGAATACATTGTTCCCAATAAAACGCAATGCAAGAGTTGCCACAACCGCGATGGGGTCATCGAGCCGATTGGACCTAAAGTGGCCAACCTGAACAAGGCCTTGAGATACCCGGATGGCAGAACCGAAAACCAGCTCAGTCGTTGGCAAAAAACAGGTTACCTCGTCGCTGGAGATCACGGGCAACAATTTGCCAAACTGGCCGCATGGGACGACCCACGCAGTGGCTCTATGCGCGATCGGGCCATGGCTTACCTGGATGTCAACTGTGGTCATTGCCACCATCCGCAGGGCCCCGCGCACAGTTCGGGTTTGTACCTGCAAGTGGACCAATCCGACCCAACGCACCTGGGCATTTGTAAGCCGCCAGTGGCAGCGGGCAAAGGCTCGGGCGGTCGGCAATACGGGATTGTACCGGGGCAACCCAATGCTTCAATCCTGCTGTACCGCATGGAAAAGACTGACCCAGGAATAGCCATGCCAGAGATTGGCCGGGTGATGGTGCACCAGGAAGCCGTGAACCTGATACGAGACTGGATTGCGGAGTTGGAAGGGAATTGTAATTGA
- a CDS encoding M24 family metallopeptidase, whose translation MKKLVLSLVLGVVCAVTCMAQQAKVLSLREQAVVQDRWLKERCQTLLPELMRKEGIDMWLIIAREYNEDPVLRTMLPATWLSARRTTMLLVYDPGKDKALEFLACARYDVGEVFKKAWDPEKEPDQWKRLAELIAERDPQRIAINTSVNYGHADGLSAFHNQKLREALPPKYEKRLVSGEKLAVNWLEVRTPAELTVYEQICRIAHDIIAEGLSETVIQPGITTTDDVVWFYREKVRALGLESWFHPTCDVQRADPKGNEQNRSFAQRPDAAIIQPGDLVHIDFGIKYLGLNTDTQQNAYVLKPGESAPPRYLLEAYQKGLRLMDILTGEYRSGRSGNEILAATISKAKGEGLNPQIYSHPIGYHGHGAGPAIGMWDMQSGVPGTGDYPILPNTAYAIELNNKVFLPEWNKEVRIMLEQNAVFDGEKTHYADNRQKILYLIPRPKSNFGE comes from the coding sequence ATGAAAAAACTGGTGTTGAGTTTAGTATTGGGGGTAGTTTGTGCTGTTACATGTATGGCACAGCAAGCAAAAGTATTGAGTTTGCGCGAGCAGGCCGTGGTGCAAGACCGCTGGCTCAAAGAGCGCTGCCAAACCTTGTTGCCTGAATTGATGCGCAAGGAAGGTATCGACATGTGGTTGATCATTGCGCGGGAATACAACGAAGATCCGGTGTTGCGCACCATGTTGCCGGCTACCTGGTTGTCGGCCCGCCGCACCACCATGTTGCTGGTTTACGATCCGGGAAAAGACAAAGCTCTGGAATTTTTGGCCTGTGCCCGTTACGATGTAGGTGAGGTTTTTAAAAAAGCCTGGGATCCCGAAAAAGAACCCGATCAGTGGAAACGTTTGGCCGAGCTCATTGCCGAACGCGACCCCCAGCGCATTGCCATCAATACCAGCGTCAACTACGGGCACGCCGACGGTTTGTCCGCTTTCCACAACCAAAAATTGCGCGAAGCCCTACCGCCCAAATACGAAAAACGTTTGGTGTCGGGTGAAAAATTGGCGGTGAATTGGCTGGAAGTGCGTACCCCCGCAGAACTCACAGTGTATGAACAAATCTGCCGCATCGCCCACGACATCATCGCCGAAGGACTTTCCGAAACTGTGATTCAGCCGGGCATCACCACCACCGATGACGTGGTGTGGTTTTACCGGGAAAAAGTACGTGCGCTGGGTTTGGAATCCTGGTTTCACCCCACTTGTGATGTACAACGTGCTGATCCCAAGGGGAATGAACAAAACCGCAGTTTTGCCCAACGTCCGGATGCCGCCATCATTCAACCCGGCGATTTAGTGCACATCGATTTTGGCATCAAGTACCTGGGTTTGAATACCGACACCCAACAAAATGCCTATGTGCTGAAACCCGGCGAGTCTGCACCTCCGCGTTACCTGCTCGAAGCCTACCAAAAAGGCCTGCGCCTGATGGACATCCTGACGGGTGAATACCGCAGTGGCCGGAGTGGCAACGAGATATTGGCGGCCACCATCAGCAAAGCGAAAGGGGAAGGGCTGAATCCACAAATTTACTCGCACCCCATTGGTTACCACGGCCACGGCGCGGGCCCCGCCATCGGGATGTGGGACATGCAAAGCGGAGTGCCAGGCACGGGCGATTATCCGATTTTGCCCAATACGGCCTATGCCATCGAGTTGAACAACAAGGTTTTTTTGCCCGAATGGAATAAGGAAGTGCGCATCATGCTGGAACAGAACGCCGTATTTGATGGAGAAAAAACCCACTACGCTGATAATCGGCAGAAAATTCTGTATTTGATTCCGCGCCCCAAATCCAATTTTGGTGAATAA
- a CDS encoding MDR family MFS transporter has product MLTRALNAYLSAFAGLNRNIWMLALVSFINRAGTMVFPFLAVYLTQELGFSKPQAALILTSFGVGAVFGTILGGRLSDKIGFYKVMFWSLFITGILFFFLQHITSLLGLCLAVFVVGAVGDSFRPANMASISAYCKPEHYTRSLSLVRLAINLGFGMGPALGGILAHGFGYHWLFWVDGVTCIGAALLLRYFLVEKKTGPKQSEGAQQPLEKVLSPYRDRQFLIFMFLVTLNSIAFLQFFSMVPVFLKEEWHWEENIIGFLIAGNGIIITFVEMPLIFHLEGRHQKISLVMLGALMIGVGFMLLNFVPHQASAALMCLVAITFGEIFQLPFANSLVIDRSSASNRGLYLGLYSSAWSFGHIIAPNIGMNVAEQWGFSSLWYVLSACCLVGMLGFWWLKGQGFGRKYDEKLQQFTS; this is encoded by the coding sequence ATGCTCACTCGTGCACTCAACGCCTACCTCAGCGCTTTCGCTGGCCTCAACCGCAACATCTGGATGCTTGCGCTGGTTTCCTTCATCAACCGGGCGGGCACCATGGTTTTTCCTTTTTTGGCGGTGTACCTCACCCAGGAGCTGGGTTTTTCCAAACCACAGGCAGCTTTGATCCTTACTTCTTTTGGGGTTGGCGCGGTATTTGGCACCATTTTGGGCGGGCGACTCAGTGACAAAATCGGTTTTTACAAGGTCATGTTTTGGTCGCTCTTCATTACGGGTATCCTCTTTTTTTTCCTGCAACACATCACTAGCCTGTTGGGCCTGTGCCTTGCCGTGTTTGTGGTGGGCGCAGTGGGCGACAGTTTTCGTCCGGCCAACATGGCTTCTATTTCGGCCTATTGTAAACCCGAACATTACACCCGTTCTTTGTCTTTGGTGCGTTTGGCCATTAACCTTGGCTTTGGCATGGGACCGGCGCTGGGCGGGATTTTAGCGCATGGCTTTGGCTACCACTGGTTGTTTTGGGTGGATGGGGTTACCTGTATCGGTGCAGCCCTGCTTTTGCGGTATTTTTTGGTGGAAAAAAAGACGGGCCCAAAGCAGAGCGAGGGTGCTCAGCAACCCCTTGAAAAAGTCTTATCACCCTATCGGGATAGGCAGTTTCTTATTTTCATGTTCCTGGTTACCCTCAATTCCATCGCCTTTTTGCAGTTTTTTAGCATGGTGCCCGTGTTCCTGAAAGAAGAATGGCATTGGGAGGAAAACATCATCGGATTTTTGATTGCGGGCAACGGGATCATCATCACGTTTGTCGAAATGCCGCTGATTTTTCACCTGGAAGGCCGACACCAGAAAATCAGTTTGGTGATGTTGGGCGCACTCATGATTGGCGTAGGATTTATGTTGTTGAACTTTGTTCCACATCAGGCTAGCGCTGCTTTGATGTGTTTGGTTGCCATCACCTTCGGCGAAATTTTTCAATTGCCTTTTGCCAATAGTTTGGTGATTGATCGCTCTTCGGCGAGCAACCGGGGGCTTTACCTGGGCTTGTACTCCAGCGCCTGGTCGTTTGGGCACATCATTGCGCCCAACATCGGCATGAATGTGGCGGAGCAATGGGGCTTTAGCAGCCTGTGGTATGTGCTGAGCGCTTGCTGTTTGGTAGGGATGCTGGGATTCTGGTGGTTGAAAGGGCAAGGCTTTGGGCGAAAATATGATGAAAAATTACAACAATTTACATCCTAA
- a CDS encoding cytochrome-c peroxidase: MKKLLVAVLFLAALAYVISCEREVASDLDLDSPLEAILDQRSVTGSLTGYIMPESTDYANLPNQDAKNPVTAAKVELGRMLFFETGLGLENKYPSSKQAYSCASCHIPNRGFTAGRFQGIADGAIGFGQSGEGRSKNPVYFGHEVDAQGARPLPVINTTYVTNALWAGTFGSFNVNEGTESVWNQDTLIAINHEQLMGLEANNARALIVHRQVINRAVTDSLGYTAMFDAAFPDIPQSARYNRKTGAFAIAAYFRTILTNQAPFQRWLKGEKDAMTAQQKKGAVVFFGKAGCSNCHNSPSLNAFPHRFFALGVKNLFQSKYDVFATGPSDKRNIGRGGFTGKAEDMHKYKVPQLYNLKDVGFYFHGASKTSLREVVEYFNAGVPENPDVPATQISSLFHPLNLSKAEVDDLTEFLENGLFDPKLERYAPSRTMSGNCFPNNDPLSKKETGCN; encoded by the coding sequence ATGAAAAAGCTATTGGTAGCTGTTCTTTTTTTGGCTGCGCTCGCTTATGTTATTTCGTGTGAACGGGAGGTCGCCAGTGATTTGGACCTCGACAGTCCTTTGGAAGCAATTTTGGACCAAAGATCGGTGACTGGATCTCTCACCGGCTATATCATGCCAGAAAGCACTGATTATGCCAATCTCCCCAATCAAGATGCTAAAAACCCCGTCACTGCGGCCAAGGTTGAATTGGGAAGAATGTTGTTTTTCGAAACGGGATTGGGCCTCGAAAACAAATACCCGTCCTCCAAACAAGCTTATTCTTGTGCAAGCTGCCATATTCCCAATCGAGGGTTTACAGCGGGTCGCTTTCAGGGTATCGCGGATGGTGCCATTGGTTTTGGGCAAAGCGGCGAAGGTCGTTCCAAAAACCCAGTGTATTTCGGGCATGAAGTCGATGCGCAAGGTGCCCGCCCACTACCTGTCATCAACACTACGTATGTGACCAATGCCTTGTGGGCAGGAACTTTTGGCTCCTTTAATGTAAACGAAGGAACGGAGAGCGTCTGGAATCAGGATACCCTGATCGCGATCAACCACGAGCAACTGATGGGTTTGGAGGCCAACAACGCCCGCGCCCTGATTGTACACCGCCAGGTGATCAATAGAGCGGTGACCGACTCACTGGGCTACACGGCCATGTTCGATGCGGCCTTTCCAGACATTCCCCAAAGTGCACGGTACAACCGCAAAACCGGAGCATTCGCCATCGCCGCCTATTTCCGCACCATTTTGACCAATCAGGCACCATTCCAACGTTGGTTGAAAGGGGAAAAAGACGCGATGACGGCGCAACAGAAAAAAGGAGCCGTAGTGTTTTTTGGCAAGGCGGGCTGTTCCAATTGCCACAACTCCCCATCACTCAACGCCTTCCCTCACCGCTTTTTTGCACTAGGGGTGAAAAACCTATTCCAAAGCAAATACGATGTTTTCGCCACAGGGCCTAGCGACAAACGCAACATTGGCCGGGGTGGTTTTACGGGCAAAGCAGAAGACATGCACAAGTACAAAGTACCGCAGCTGTACAACTTGAAAGATGTTGGTTTCTATTTCCATGGCGCCAGCAAAACGTCACTGCGGGAGGTGGTCGAGTACTTCAATGCGGGGGTTCCTGAAAACCCGGACGTTCCGGCTACCCAAATCTCCAGCTTGTTCCACCCGCTCAACTTGAGTAAAGCAGAAGTGGATGATTTGACCGAGTTTTTGGAAAATGGCTTGTTCGATCCAAAATTGGAACGATATGCACCAAGTAGAACCATGTCGGGCAATTGTTTCCCGAATAATGACCCGCTTTCTAAAAAGGAAACGGGCTGTAACTAA